The nucleotide sequence TCACAGGTGACAACCGGCAGCAACGTCAGCCTCAGAGGTTCTGATTCAATTTTTTCCACCGTGATAACAATTTTTTCAGGCTGGTGCATTAAAGCACGATTAAGATACGATGCTGTTGTATTTTGAAGCCTCTGTGCGGTTACTATATCCTCAGCACCGGATACATGGACTGCCTCGTTTTGTGCCCTCATTCTTATACTATAGAGTTCCGGGGATGTGGTCATTTGTATCTGAACCCGGAGAGCTCGATAAATCTTGTATCTTCATACGGAGGACGTCCTGTAGTGGTTAAATAGTTTCCAATTAACAAGCCGTCGGCGCCGGCCATAAATATGAAAGAGTTAAACTCCCCCAGTGTCTGCATCCTGCCCCCGCAGATGCGTATTTCCCTGTGAGGCAGTATAAACCTGTAGAGGCCTATTATTTTCAGAGCATCAGTGGGATTTAGCGTGGTGGAGTTTGCCATCTTAGTGCCGGCAATGGGAGTGAGGAAATTTATCGGAACGGAGTCAGCCTCAATATCTCTTAAAAAAAAGGCCATATCCACCCTGTCTTCCCACGTTTCCCCCAGGCCGAATATGCCTCCGGAGCAAAGAGAAAGGCCGGAGGACTTAACCGCCTCAATGGTTTTAACCTTATCCTTAAATGTGTGTGAGGAGCAAACCTGAGGGAAAAACCGCTCCGAGGTCTCAATGTTGTGATGGTAGCGGTTAAGGCCGGAGTCTCTTAGAGTTATTATGGAATTATCGTCAAGAAGCCCCAGAGTGGCACATGTAAGCAGCCCCTCAGTGCTTATGGATTTAACCATAACAGAGAGCTTTTCAATCTCACCCTCCAACACTCTCTTCCCTCCGGTTACAAGACAAAACCTGGCAGCACCGTTTCTTTTAGCGCTCAGTGCAGCCGCCGCCACTTCCTTATAACTCCTAAGTGGATAGCGCTCTATTTCCGCCTTAGACTCATACGACTGGGCACAGAATGAACAGTCTTCAGAACATCCACCAGATTTGGCATTAACTATCGAGCAAAGGTCAATGAAGTCTCCCCTGTGGTGTTCCCTTATAGCAGAGGCCGCCGCCATTAGTTCATATAGCCGGCTACTCTGGAGGCTGCATATTTGCATAGCCTCGCTTTTTGTCAGGCTTTTACCCTCAAGGACCTTATCTTTTAATTTTATAATCATAACTATTTTTATAAACCACCCTGTAAGTATAACAATTCCTGTTTATTTCTGTATAATATTTTCGAGTCAGCCGACGGAACTGATACTATAAAACATGGCTGGAAATTTTGACATCCTGTACGGTACAACATATAACAATATGTGATATGTTTATAAAAAAAGCTTATTTGACATGATGTACCCGGCATTAATACAATTTTACTATAGGACGTTGTCAAAACATAAATATCTGCTTAGTTTTTCTTTTTAAGGGTCTTAGGGTTTGAAAATAAGTAACAAACTACTGCTTATATTCTCATTTAAAATTATTGTGTTTGGAATCATGGGTTACCTTCTTGTTGCGGAAAATAATGTCATAACAAGAGAAATAGAAGATTTACGCAAAAGCGATCTTAGTAGAATGACAGAGGTTACTGACATCTTATCTTCACTTAGTGATTCAAGAAGATTACTAACCGTTTTTACTACAGACAGTCTTATACAGACACGCACTGTGAGTATATCTGACCTAAAAGCATCATTAAGCCAGGTTCTGTCAAAACGTAATGATTGTCTAAACAAATGGTTGGAAGGTATAAGTATCGCCGGCGAAATGGATAAAAAAACCGGTTTACGAAATCATTACAAAAGGGATTCGCTTGAAAAAGACTTTATAGAAGTAAAATCAAGGCTGAATGAGCTGGCAGTAAGAGAAAATTCATTTATTGATGTTTACAACACAAAAGGCATTACTGAAGCCGTGTACTATTTTGATAACAACCTCCGTCCCTATTCTGTAGATATTCAGAACTATTTGATAGAACAGAAACGAATTATATTCTCAGAATCAGAACATCAAATGGATATTATGATAAAAAATAATGACTTATATACAGTTTATGTAATAATTGCTTTTTTAATAGTTGTTGCAGTGACAGTTTCTACAGGGTTATATTTGAGAAGGCAAATATTAGCCCCTGTAAATAGACTTAAAGCTCAGACTTACGAAATAGGGAAAAACAGGTTAAATGCAATAATTGAGGTTACCTCAAAGGATGAAATCGGAGAGCTTACAGAGTCGTTTAATGAAATGGTTGTAGAGCTTAAGAACCATCGTGAGAATCTGGATGACTTACTTGATAAACGAACAAATGATTTGATTGCATCTCATGAAAAACTTCGTCTAAGCCAGAAACAACTGGTTCAGTCCGAGAAAATGGCGGCTTTGGCCCAACTTGTGGCAGGAATTGCCCATGAGATAAATACCCCTGTAGGTGTCGGCGTTACCGCAGCCTCACACTTTGACACTATCACTAAGAATATTTTGAATTCATACGCTGAAAAAACTATGACTAAAACCGATCTTGAGGAATATTTTGACAGTGCAAGGGAAAGCACCGACCTGATTTTAAAAAATCTATATCGCACTGCCGATCTCGTCCGCAGCTTCAAAATGGTTTCAGCAGACCAGACAAGCCAGGAGCTAAGAAAATTCAAAATAAAGCCTTACATTGAGGATGTCTTGTTAAGCCTCAAGCCTAAGCTAAAGAAGACTGCACATAAGATTAACGTACAATGTGATGACAAAATCGAACTATACAGCTATCCGGGGGCTTATGCCCAGATAATAACGAATCTTATTGTTAATTCATTAACTCACGCATATGACGACGGAGAGGCAGGCAATATTAAAATAGCTGTATTCAGTGATGATACCAACGTGACACTGGAATATACAGACGATGGTAAAGGCATTCCGAGGGAAAACATAAATTACATATTTGAGCCGTTTTTTACTACCAACAGAAAGCAAGGTGGGACAGGTTTAGGACTTCACGTGCTCTATAACATAGTGACGCAGTCACTGAAGGGCACCATCGTTTGCCAAAGCACAACGGCAAAGGGAGTAAAGTTTATTATTACAGCGCCAAATGATGCAGGAGGAGTTAGTAATGGATGAATCTGAACAGGTATTTTTTGCTGAGGAAAGACATTTACCCTCAGTAAGAAAGCAGTGGAAAGTAATGATTGTTGACGATGAGGAGGATATTCACAAGGTCACAAAACTTGCGCTTGGAAAATTGAACTTTAAGAATAAGAAAATAGATTTTGTAAGTGCATATTCCGGCCGTGAAGCTATGAGGTTGATAAAAGAACATCCCGATACTGCCGTTATCCTTCTGGATGTGGTCATGGAGGACGATGATTCCGGCCTTCAGCTGGTTAAATATATAAGAGACGAATTAAAAAATAAGTTTGTAAGAATAATTCTTCGCACAGGGCAGCCTGGGCAGGCCCCTGAGGAGCACGTCATCATAGATTACGATATAAACGACTATAAAACAAAAGAGGAATTAACCGATAAGAAACTCTTCACAACAGTAATCGCCTCTCTGCGCTCCTTCACTGATATAAAAATAATAGAGTCCAACCGCCGTGGACTTGAAAGAATCATTGAGGCAACGGCATCTTTGTCGGACGTTGAATCGGTTAAAATTCTTGTAACCGGAATGTTATCCCTGTTAATATCTATTCTGAGACTTGAAAATGACTCCATTTTCGGCCAAACTGTGGGTTTTTTTTCAGATAAAACCAACGGAGACTTTCTTATACTATCCGGAACCGGTTCATATGAAGGCTCTGCCGGAAAAAAAGTAAAAGAGGCCATTAACCCCACAGTGCTAAAAAACATAGATAGCGCCTGTCAGGAGCAAAAGAGTCTCTTTTTCGATAATCACTGTATAGTGTTTTTTCAGAATAATAAATATCTTAATAGTTTTTTATATCTTGAGGGATTTACCGCCTTTGACGACCATGACAGGGAACTTATCGAGCGTTTTTGCGTCAATGTTTCAAATGCTTTGGAGAAAGCACTGCTTCAGGAAAGAATCGAGACAGTCAAATCGCTTGCTATCAACAGCATACTGAAACTTACAGAATGTATCTGCACAAACGACTGCAGTCATATTCACAGAAGCGGAAAAACGGCAGGACTGCTTGCCGGTGCATTAATGGCTAAAGGCAGACTCTATGGCACCGATGACGTCACGTTTCCACATCTACTGGAGGTCGCCACAACAGTTTATCACGATATAGGCCGATTGTGTAATGTGGAGGATGATATACTAAACCTAAGCAAACTGGATGAAAACATGATACGTGATATTTCTGAGTACTTATTTATTGTAAATGAGGTAATTGAAAGAGCACTTGAAATAAACGGCAATAAGTACCTCCATATGGCTATGGACATAATACGCCATAAATATACCAGATTTGACGGAGCAGGGTTTCCTCACAGTTTAAGCGGCGAGGAAATACCCATATCCGCCCGCATTGCATATGTGTCGGATTTTTACGATTGTCTGACAAGCGGGAAAGTTGGCGCAATGGACAGCAAAAGTGCATTACTATCTATAAAAAAACACGCCGGCAGTGTTTTTGACCCTGATATTGTGTCATGCCTTGAGGAGATTATAAGTGAAAAAGATAATTAACGCTAACATTTTTTAGCAGGCGATAGGATACATGTTTGACGATATATTTTTTGCGGAGGAAAAAAAACAGCCTGAGATTACCGATTATTGGAAGGTTATAATTGTAGATGATGAGGCGGACGTCCATAAGGTGACTATGCTGGCCTTAAAGAAGGTAATGTATAAAAATAAGCCGCTTAAGTTTATAAGCGCATATACAACTTCTGATGCCCAACGTGTAATTGCTCAACACAGTGACGCCGCTCTGATTCTCCTTGACGTTGTGATGGAAACGGATGGGGCGGGACTTCAGCTTGTAAAGTACATCAGAGATGAACTTAATAACAAACTTATCAGAATAATTCTTCGTACAGGGCAGCCTGGAGAGGCACCGGAGGAAGACGTTATAGTAAATTACGATATTAACGATTACAAAACCAAGGAGGAACTTACCGATAAAAAGCTCTTTACCATAGTTATTTCCTCCATACGCTCCTACACTGATCTGATTAAGTTAAACGAAAAGAATATTGAGTTGGAAAATGAAATAATTAAACGCAAGGAGGCTGACAAAAAAATTAACGCTTCCCTGAGGGAAAAAGAAATTCTGATTGAGGAGATTCACCACAGAGTAAAAAATAATCTTCAAATAATCTCAAGCCTGTTGTTTTTGCGCAGCAAACATATTAAAGATGAATATACTCTTGAACTTATAGAGGAAACCCGCAGCCGTATTAAGGCTATAGCACTTTTGCATGAACAGCTGTACCACTCTGACGACCTCGCAAAGATTGATTTTCACAAATACTTAAAGGTATTAACAGACGATCTTGCATACGCCTATGGAGTTAACTTCTCAAACATAACAATCACCATAAATGCTACAGATATTCGTTTAGGAATAGACATGGCTATACCCTGCGGACTTATCATTACCGAGTTGGTAACGAATGCTTTTAAGTATGCATTTCCCGGGGGTAATGGAGAGATATTGATAGATTTTTTTGTTGACACCAATAACATGTATGTACTAAATATAGGTGACAATGGGGTGGGGATTCCAAAGGATATTGATGTTGCAAATACTGATTCTTTTGGTTTGAGACTGGTACATGATCTGGTAGAACAGCAAAATGGGAAGATAGTTATTGCAACAAACAATGGAACTGTGTATAATATATCATTTCCGCTTCAGCAGAGGTAGAAATAATTTAAATATTTTCTTGTAAGGAAACTATGAGCAATTATACAAAAGGTATTGACGATTTAACAAAAGAAATGGGCAATTTTGTAAAAATAACCGAAGAAGTGTTAACTGTTGATACTGCTGATAAAAAAATACAGAAATGTTGGCAGCTGATTCCATGTACAAAAGAGGCAATGGAAAAGTGCCCTGCAGTATTAAAAAATGCTGAACGAATATGTTGGCTGGTAGCAGGCACATTCAGTGTCAATGAAAATAAGGCACCTTGCTTGGATACGTTAACTAACTGTAATGAGTGTGAGTTCTATTTATTAAGAAAACACACAGGATATAAGGATACGGAAAACATCAGAATTTTAGTAGTTGAGGATGAGCGAATAATCGCCCGCGAGATAGAAGAACGGTTGAAACGAATGGGATATTTTGTAATTGGGATAGCGTCTTCAGGTGAGAGTGCGCTACAGATAGTATATGAACAAATGCCTGACATTGTGCTTATGGATATAAGGCTCAAAGGTGAAATTGATGGTATAGAGGCGGCAAAGGATATAAGAGTAAAATATGATATCCCTGTTATTTTTCTTACCGCTCACTCGGATAAAGCTACATTGGAAAGAGCGAAGGTAACTCAACCATATGGATATTTACTGAAACCCTTTCATGAAAAGGATATCTCCTCAACAATAGAAATTTCCATGTTTAAACATAAAATGGATATTAAAAACAGAGAGGAAAAACAGCAATTATCACAAAGTATTCAAGACCAGGCAATAGCGGCGCAGAGAGCGGATCAAAGTCTCGAATTAATAGAAGATATGAACAGTACAATCGAAAAAGCCATCAGCGTTGCCGATTCAGATAAACAAAAAGAGTTTCTGCAATCACTAAAAAAAACCTCGCAAACACTCCAGACACAACTTGAAAGTATAAAAAACACATCTAATACCAAGTAGCAGTCAAAAGAGTAACGAGGCGGCTGGGAGCTTTCGACGAAGCCAACAAAATTAATCGAATGAATGCAACTTGGTATTAATTATCTGGTGACAAAAAAAACTGTGCCACGAACTGTAGTGAACGATATTTAATCTGACAGTTGTATAATTTCTTCCTTGCCAAAATTGTAAGACAATCTTATAGTGGACCCCAAATTTCATTGACCTGACTCACATGGATACCAAATTCCTGCGCTATTTCATTTGCCGTCCTCACTTATGGGTTATTTTTCTCATAAAGTTCCCTTAAAAACTCACTCCCTCTTGAACCGTAGATATTACATATTTTGTTGGCGTTGACCTTTGCACCTGCATTGTATAGAAACTCAACTATTGAGCTGGTATGCTCCTCGTCAAAATCAGGTGTAAAGTTGTTAAGCATTTCCAGATAGATTTCACCAATATATTTAGCCGTTTCAGCATTGTCGCATTTGTCTTTAAGTTTAAGTTCATTTAAGTGTTCAATAAAAAAGCGTGAATTATGATCTACATTAACATATGGTGCTGATAATTTAAGCCATAGATACGTTTTTTCATCTATTTTCGGCAGGAATATCGCCAACTTTGAAGCACAAGACAAAATTAGTCTATCTTCATCTTGCACATTTTCCTTCTCTACATTTTTGTATTTCTCATAAATCACTTTCCAGAATTCGATTATTTTTGGTTTCATTTTATTATTTTCTTCACTATTTATATTTTCATCATTTCTTTGCATCCAGAAATAGTCAATAATTTCAATTATCTGTTCGGCTTTCCATATATCAATAAGTTTTTTAAACAAACCTTCCGAATTGATAAGAGTTTCATCTTCTCTCAGAAGATAATAAACGCAAATGTATTGAATTAAAAATTTTTTATTACTATCCTTCTTGAATTTATCATAGTATGAGGAAATACCATGTAAAAAATGCGGCTTCATTAAACCATAGAAATCATTGTAAACTGTACCAACAGATAGAAACCCATCCATAAAGGCCTCCCAATATTTGACGTCGTAATCGTAATCGTAATATTTTTTTAAACTGTCAACATTTGCTTCTACCCATGTTCTGTCCAAATAGGCTAGGTTTATAAAATGATTACCAAGAGAAACGTATGCCTCTATAAATTTTTTCTCCAAAATCTCATCGAATTTATC is from Nitrospirae bacterium YQR-1 and encodes:
- the bioB gene encoding biotin synthase BioB, with the translated sequence MIIKLKDKVLEGKSLTKSEAMQICSLQSSRLYELMAAASAIREHHRGDFIDLCSIVNAKSGGCSEDCSFCAQSYESKAEIERYPLRSYKEVAAAALSAKRNGAARFCLVTGGKRVLEGEIEKLSVMVKSISTEGLLTCATLGLLDDNSIITLRDSGLNRYHHNIETSERFFPQVCSSHTFKDKVKTIEAVKSSGLSLCSGGIFGLGETWEDRVDMAFFLRDIEADSVPINFLTPIAGTKMANSTTLNPTDALKIIGLYRFILPHREIRICGGRMQTLGEFNSFIFMAGADGLLIGNYLTTTGRPPYEDTRFIELSGFRYK
- a CDS encoding HAMP domain-containing histidine kinase, with the translated sequence MKISNKLLLIFSFKIIVFGIMGYLLVAENNVITREIEDLRKSDLSRMTEVTDILSSLSDSRRLLTVFTTDSLIQTRTVSISDLKASLSQVLSKRNDCLNKWLEGISIAGEMDKKTGLRNHYKRDSLEKDFIEVKSRLNELAVRENSFIDVYNTKGITEAVYYFDNNLRPYSVDIQNYLIEQKRIIFSESEHQMDIMIKNNDLYTVYVIIAFLIVVAVTVSTGLYLRRQILAPVNRLKAQTYEIGKNRLNAIIEVTSKDEIGELTESFNEMVVELKNHRENLDDLLDKRTNDLIASHEKLRLSQKQLVQSEKMAALAQLVAGIAHEINTPVGVGVTAASHFDTITKNILNSYAEKTMTKTDLEEYFDSARESTDLILKNLYRTADLVRSFKMVSADQTSQELRKFKIKPYIEDVLLSLKPKLKKTAHKINVQCDDKIELYSYPGAYAQIITNLIVNSLTHAYDDGEAGNIKIAVFSDDTNVTLEYTDDGKGIPRENINYIFEPFFTTNRKQGGTGLGLHVLYNIVTQSLKGTIVCQSTTAKGVKFIITAPNDAGGVSNG
- a CDS encoding ATP-binding protein, yielding MFDDIFFAEEKKQPEITDYWKVIIVDDEADVHKVTMLALKKVMYKNKPLKFISAYTTSDAQRVIAQHSDAALILLDVVMETDGAGLQLVKYIRDELNNKLIRIILRTGQPGEAPEEDVIVNYDINDYKTKEELTDKKLFTIVISSIRSYTDLIKLNEKNIELENEIIKRKEADKKINASLREKEILIEEIHHRVKNNLQIISSLLFLRSKHIKDEYTLELIEETRSRIKAIALLHEQLYHSDDLAKIDFHKYLKVLTDDLAYAYGVNFSNITITINATDIRLGIDMAIPCGLIITELVTNAFKYAFPGGNGEILIDFFVDTNNMYVLNIGDNGVGIPKDIDVANTDSFGLRLVHDLVEQQNGKIVIATNNGTVYNISFPLQQR
- a CDS encoding DUF3369 domain-containing protein; translated protein: MDESEQVFFAEERHLPSVRKQWKVMIVDDEEDIHKVTKLALGKLNFKNKKIDFVSAYSGREAMRLIKEHPDTAVILLDVVMEDDDSGLQLVKYIRDELKNKFVRIILRTGQPGQAPEEHVIIDYDINDYKTKEELTDKKLFTTVIASLRSFTDIKIIESNRRGLERIIEATASLSDVESVKILVTGMLSLLISILRLENDSIFGQTVGFFSDKTNGDFLILSGTGSYEGSAGKKVKEAINPTVLKNIDSACQEQKSLFFDNHCIVFFQNNKYLNSFLYLEGFTAFDDHDRELIERFCVNVSNALEKALLQERIETVKSLAINSILKLTECICTNDCSHIHRSGKTAGLLAGALMAKGRLYGTDDVTFPHLLEVATTVYHDIGRLCNVEDDILNLSKLDENMIRDISEYLFIVNEVIERALEINGNKYLHMAMDIIRHKYTRFDGAGFPHSLSGEEIPISARIAYVSDFYDCLTSGKVGAMDSKSALLSIKKHAGSVFDPDIVSCLEEIISEKDN
- a CDS encoding response regulator, whose product is MSNYTKGIDDLTKEMGNFVKITEEVLTVDTADKKIQKCWQLIPCTKEAMEKCPAVLKNAERICWLVAGTFSVNENKAPCLDTLTNCNECEFYLLRKHTGYKDTENIRILVVEDERIIAREIEERLKRMGYFVIGIASSGESALQIVYEQMPDIVLMDIRLKGEIDGIEAAKDIRVKYDIPVIFLTAHSDKATLERAKVTQPYGYLLKPFHEKDISSTIEISMFKHKMDIKNREEKQQLSQSIQDQAIAAQRADQSLELIEDMNSTIEKAISVADSDKQKEFLQSLKKTSQTLQTQLESIKNTSNTK